The DNA region CGGTTAGGCGTATGGGAACCATTGGATGGCATTCTTTTGGGGGCAGCGTCTGCGGTTGGGTTCAGCCTTATGGAAACCCTGGGAGTTTACGTGCCTGCAACCTATAAATCGGCTCTGATGTCCGGGCAGGATGCCGCTCAATTGGCCAGCCTCCAACTGTTAATCCCGCGAGTGCTGGGCCTGATCGCTGGACACATGGCCTACAGTGGCTATCTAGGCTATTTCATTGGCTTAAGTGCGCTGCGTCGCCGTCAACGCAAATTGATTTTGGGAGTTGGCTATTTTACCTCTGCCGGACTTCATACCTTGTGGAATGCTGCCGGACTCCTGAATCCCGCTTTTCTGGCGATCGTTGGTGGCCTCTCCTACGCCTTTCTGGGAGCCGCAATTCTCAAAGCCCGTGCCCTATCTCCCACCCGATCGCAAAACTTCGCCACCCGCTTCTATCAATAAATTTCTAGCTATAAAAATTTCTAGCTATAAAAACAAGCAGAGGCGAAATCACTTCCGCCCCTGGTGGATGATGCAATTGAACGGGTGTTGAGTTAATCGTCCTGGGATGTCTGCAACTCGTGGATGGCCAACCGGGCGATCGCCAGACTGAGACGGGCACGTTGCATTTCCGACAACTGCTCCCAATCGGTTTGAGGAACTTGAGCAAGGGTCGTATCAATGGCATCCTGCAGTCCTCCGTTACGCATCTGATAAGCCAGAGGACGGGCCAGTACATACAAGTCTTCTGAGGCCAGGGTAGGCGTAATGCCTTGAACGCATTGCACCAATTGTTCAGAAAGCTGATCGGCCACTGACAGAGACGTATTGAGTGCTTTTTGAGTGTTGGCCAAAGCGGCTTGGGCTTGTTCAGCGATCGCGGCCAATAAAGACTGGGGAATGCGAGTAGAGAAGCGTTCTGCCAGACGGCTTTGCAGAGAAACGGGTGCCCAGACCTGCCCCAGTCGATTGAAAAAGGATTGGGAGCGATCGGTGATTTCTGCTTCCTGCCAATCTGCAAAAATAGAGGGCGTATCTGAGTCTGTGAAAAAAGCTTCGCTTGCTGGATCAGCAGGATTCCAGGGATACCGGACTTGAGCATTGGGGTTCTCACTTACCTGAACCATGTCCTCAGTTAGGGGCTGGCCGTCTTGCCAACGAATCGTAATATCTTCGTTTCGCAGCAGGGCATCCCATAGATCCTGCTCGCTAATTGCTTCGAGTTCCCCTGAATTGCCGAAACCTAACTTACTTTCCATCACAGACTCCTGCATGCACTAAACAAATCTCTATCGCTGTCTTAGGGATCTACAGTGCGATCATGCACCATTTCGGAACTCAATTCGATTTTGCCGCTAAATGGAGGAAGGCAAGTCAGAAGGGCTAAAAACTTCAAACTCCAGCGCATCATTCTGGGTACTTCCAAACTTAATTTGCATGCCTGGCAGCAAGGAAACCTCCTGATGATGAACTCGTTGCCAGCCAATGTTGTTCATGATCCAGGTGCCAAAGCGGGAGAAGTCTTTCAGAAAATAGGTAGCGCCGTCTGCCTCGCCTCCTAAATTATCCCGACAGATGATCATCGCATGCTCACGAGAAACGCCGCTTTCATCTTCTTTCAGTACCAGGTCATTGTCTGCACTCCGGCCAATTCGCATTAATCCCCCGCGAATCTGCCAAACGCGGCCATCCCTTAACGATCGCAAGCAGGCTACTTGAGAGGGGATATCGGGTGGACCAAACCCTGTTTCGCTGGTCTCCAGCGGTTTCAGTAATTCCCCATCAAACTCCGGATGCATATATAGCACGGGTAGTGTCCAGGTTTGCTGATTGAAGCGATACAGAGTCAGTAAATGTTGTCTCGCCAGGGCAACCGCATGATCGATCGGCAGCCGCTGAGCCAGAGATTGGGCCAGGACTTGAATAAAGTGAATTGCTTCCTCGTCGGCGATCGGATCCCGCATTCCTAAAACTGCCGGAACTCCATGATGGATCAGAACTTCTGCCAGACTGCTGCGTGGAATTGGCTGTGCGCCCTGCATTCCTCCTGGCTCAGTTGAATGGCTGTCCTTGTAGTAATCGGGTTGAGCGCCCCAGCAAGCATTAAAAACGGCCAATTTTACCTGGCAGCGGGTTAAAACCTGAGCTAATTCAGTGCCATTCAGAGGCATATCGGGTCTGAGAAAGAGTAGCCCACCATCTGGCCCAGGCTTGCCATGCCCCGCATAGAACAAAACATTATAGATCCGTTTCTCCAATGCCTGAATTAACTCAGCCGGAGAAGGTTGTACCAGAACATCCACCTGGGCTGGAATGCCGCGAGCCGTACCAATGTCTGAGTTGCCAAAATTCCTCAAAACCTGGGCGAGGGTTTCCGCTTCCTGTTCCAGTTTCAAGGTTTGTAGGGTGTCATTGAGTAAGCCAGTGGTGCCATTTGGATCAGATGCCTGCCCTAAAACCAGCAGAATTCGCAGCGCGTAATCCGTCCGCAAGCGGGGTAAGGCATTGACATCACTGGTTGTTCGACTAAATAGCACCTGCTGGCTTAAGGAAATCGCTTGCATCCCTGGAGCCTCTTGCATAATTTCCCAGGGAATGGCAACCAGGTTGGGATCTCGAATTTCCAACTGCAACCGTAGGGATTTTCCCTGTCCCATCGCAATTCCCCGACTATGGCTAAAGCTACCTAGAATGGGGCCATCAAATATCCATTGCCACAGGTGAATGCCCAAAGTTTGCATCAACCGTGTTGATAACCCTCCCAATTGGACAGGTTCTAGCAAGGCATCGACAGGGGTTATAGTCTCCACCGGGTAGGGGGGCATTTGGCGGTTAGAAAACATTTCTTGCCAGGATTGCCAGATCTGACTGAGGCTGTTTTGCCAGATGCAATCCCGCAGGGTAAGACCGCCAGGATAGGGGGCTTGGGTGACGTGAATGGCAAAGTGGGCCGCTCCAGTGGCTTGTAATGGAGTGACAGCTATGCTCAAGTAGGGAGTTCCAGTGGGAGGCATTCGTAGTCACTGAAAGGTGATCCGTTGCCGGATCCTTACTAAGGGTCAGAACTGATCATTAAACTAAGTCCAGCCAGAGAATAGTCATTTCCCGATCGGAGAAACTCCGGTTCTGGGCTTGGACAAGGTTTAGATTCCAGGTAAGCGATCGCAGAATGAAATTTGATCGTTCTATCAGTCTAGACCCTGTTTGCAATGAGCGGGAGCAGAACCCTGATTTGGGGATTAGGGATTAGGGGTTGGAGGTTGGGAGGTCGTCGGTGCAGGTGGCCTTGCAGGAGTCACAGTACATTGACCTAGCTGGGCGGCAGTCAGGCTGAGGTTGGATGTTACCAAAGGCGCGATCGTGGACTGTTCGATCCACCCAGTAGAACCAGGAATTGCAACAGGTAACCCCTCTCCTGGAACTTCACGGACACCTCCAAGACTGACCTCTGGCAGGGAACAAACTTTTAATTGCAGCCAGGTTTTGTTATCTGCTGACACCTGCTGCCCGATGACTTCCAAAACCGTTCCCCCCGGTAACAAAGAACCTTCTGCAGGCGTATTTCCGGCTGGAACAGCAGGTTTAGACAAGAGGATTAACGGAGTCTGGCCTGCGCTGTCCAGGGTTGTCCGAGTGACCTGAATGCGAGATTGAACTGACAAAACGGGAGCAGGGTTGGCCGGAGATGGACTAATCGGGGATCTGGGTGGCAGAGGAGACGGGCTAAAAGTTGGCTCACTGGCCGTTGGCATTCGCTCATTTCTACCCAGATTAGGGAACAGGAAAAAGGTCAGCACACCCAACCCCAGGAGACATAGCAATCCCACCAGAATGGGAACTAGCGGAACAGTAGCCCGCTCTAGAGCAGCGGGTGGCTTTTGGGTTGGTACAAGATAGGTGGGAGACTGCGGTGCTCCGGAAATTGGCAAGGGCGAAGTTCTGGGAGTTGCCAGGGCGGCTGGGAGAGGAGCCAGTGCCCCATCCGCAGTATCTACGACCTGACAATGGATTAAGCCAACGGTTACGTTATCATGACCATTCTGCTGGTTGGCGATCGTCACCAGTTGTTGAGCCGCTGTCCCCACATCGGAGGTGCCTTCCAGGACAGGGAGCAGAACGGACTGCCAGTATTCTTGCACGCGATCGTTGTCGCTCAAGCCATCGGAGCAGAGCAAGAATAAGCTATCCTCATCCAGCACAAATCGCTGCACAGTGGGGTGTAGAAACGCGGAGGTATTCATGCCCAGAGCCTGCACCAGGGAGCCAGAACTGGGTTGCTGCAAGGCTTCTCGATATAGAGAGTAACCCAGGCGTACCTCTCTAGCGGCTAAGTCGTCATCCAGGGTAACTTGATGACAATCGGTTTGGCTAATCCAGTAAGCGCGGCTGTCTCCTACATGGGTAATGTATAGTTCCGGCCCCTGACCCAGTGCCATGACCAGGGTTGTGCCCATTCGTTGGCGTTCCTGGCGTTGCTCCTGGTCGTTGCGTTCTGCAATGCGATCGTTGGCTTCCAGAGCCGCTTCTTCCAGTGCGATCGTCAGGCGGGTAGGATCCAGTGGAGAGACTGACCAGAGGACGGGCTGGAGCCGCTTTTGAATAGTTTCGATCGCCAGATTAGAGGCAATATTTCCCCCCTCATGTCCTCCAATTCCGTCACACACCAGCACCAGGGGAGCAGCAGATCTGGTCGCTGCCGCTAACGTTGGTGGGGTCAGCGTGATCGTCGTTATGGTGCCGCTGGCTGGATAGCAGGCATCTTCATTGCGCTGTCGGGTGGGGCCTTGATCCGTCAGTGTGGCGATTCGGAGTTGTCGGGATTGGGATTGGCCGCACACCGCGATCGCCTGATCCAGCGCCATCAGTAGCTGTTCGCCAGTGACGATGGTTCCCTGCATCAAGTTCTGGCAAAGCTCAGCCATAAATTCGGCGATCGTAGGCTGAGCAGAAGGTTGCCACTGGCTCCACAAATGACCTAAATCAGCAAGTGTGGGGGGCATCGAGTGGTTACTATCCCCAACCCGATGCTGTAACTCCAGGAGTCTCAGCAGCCCCCCTTCTACCCGAATCAGAGTAGGATTGAGCAAGGTGGCGGCTACGCCCTGTTGCTGCAAGGGATCCCAAAGTTGAGCGATTTGCCAGAGCCAGTTGAGTTGGCGCATCACCCGACTTTGACTCCAAACAGAAACCAAAGTTGGCATCAATTGGCCCGTCTGCTGTGCCCCTGCTCCTGATTCGATACCAAAAGGGTAGATTGGCGCATTTTCCAGCAACACCAAATCTGCCCCAGCCGCCTGAGCAATGGGGATCAGGGTATAGATTTGAGGAATATGCTGTTGGTAGGAGAATAATTTCAGGTAGGATTCAAAACCACCTGGCAAGTCATCTGGCGACTCCGGGAGCAGGCCAGGTTTGGTGTCCAGAAAAATGCGGCTCTGTTTACACCAATAGCGATCGTTCAGCAGTTCACCAGGCTGAATTAACTGCGCGGCCTGACCAACGGCCCACAGGTAACGCTTGGGCAGGGAGGTGCGGCATTGCTGACAAAATCGGTGGCTCTCCGGATTGGGAGCCTGACAAGCAGAATTGGGACAGTAAAGGGTTGCCTCAGGGCTGTGCATAGAGAAAAGGGGCCGGATCCGTCACCAGTCTAAACCCATTGGTGGGTAAGCGGCGCGGATACTGATTGCATAACTCCTATGTTAAACCCAGGACCTGAGTGTAATGCATTTAGACCGGACGGTGAGCCACTTACCCGGAAGCAAATTCATTCCTGCAAAATATTTTTTTGGTATTAAGAATCCTCCCCTGGACTGAATTTTGGCCAAGCTTTAACCTTTTGATAACTGATTATCGCTTTGCTCTTAACCCTGGGCCAGTATCCTTTGCGTGAATGTCTCATTTAACACTCGCCTTTTGGAGTAGAGCTATGGTAGTCAAGAATGTGAAGCTTGGGGCCAACCGCTTCACTACATTAATCAGCGGCATGGCTGCAGCTGCGGCAGTAGTTGGTTTGTCAGTCAATGCTGTCAATTCTCAAGGCGCTGTTATTAAAGTTGATGGTTCCAGTACGGTGTTTCCGATTACTGAAAAAATTGCAGAAGGCTTTCAAAAGTCTGGAGGTGCCAGAGTCACCGTTGGTATTTCTGGGACTGGGGGTGGATTTAAGAAGTTTTGCGCTGGGGAAACTGACATCTCTAATGCTTCTCGCCCCATCTTAGCCAAGGAAATGAAAGCCTGCGCTGAAAAGGGTATTCGATATATTGAGTTACCTGTAGCATTTGACGCTCTAACGGTTGTCGTCAATCCGGCTAATACTTGGGCAACTAATCTCACAACTGCTGAGTTAAAGAAAATCTGGCAGCCCGGTAGCACAGTCAAGAACTGGAGTGAGGTTCGCTCCGGCTTCCCGAATCAGCCGATGCGGTTGTTTGGCCCTGGTGCTGACTCAGGTACCTTTGACTACTTCACGGAAGCGATTAACGGTAAAGCCAAGCAAAGCCGGAAAGACTTTACAGCCAGCGAAGATGATAACGTATTGGTGCAGGGAGTTGCCCGCGATAAGGGTGCTTTAGGCTACTTCGGTTATGCCTATTTTGAGGCCAATAGGAACCGGATCAAGGCTGTTAAGATAAATGGAGTTGCTCCTAGTAAGCAAACGGTTGAGAGCGGTGCCTATACTCCTCTATCTCGGCCTCTATTCATTTACGTCAATGCTAAGTCCGCTCAAAAACCCGAAGTGAAGAAGTTTGTTGAGTACTATATGCGGAATGGAGCAGCGGCAGCTTCCGCCGTGAAGTATATTGCACTGCCTCCCAGAGCCTATGTAGCTGCAATGAACCGCTTTAAAGCTGGAAAGACCGGAACCATTTTTGGTGGAGAGGAAGCGATCGGGTTGAAGATTGACGAACTTCTCAGCCGTGAGCTGAAAGAGTAAAATCTCCAAGGTGGATCTTGCCGCTAAACCTATTGATTAGGACAAGGCCTTCAGAACTCCTGGTTAGCAAATGATGTTCTGAATGCTTTGTAATCTCGATCATCTACCTGCTTCATCTAATTATTTTCATAGCTATGCCCCAATCATCGGCACAGGCATTAAAAGCTAATCCATTTCATCGAAAAAAAGCCAGCCGTGAGCTGAAGGAGGGCTTGATTCAGTTTGTGCTGCTATTAGCAGGGCTTTCCTGCGTGGCAACGACCCTGGCCATTATGTACATTCTGATCATCGAGTCCGTTCACTTTTTCCAGCAGGTTTCCCTTGTGGAATTTCTCACGAGTAAGGACTGGTCGCCCTTATTTGATCCACCAGGGTATGGAATTCTACCGTTAGTGTCTGGAACTCTGACAACCACGTTGGTGGCTCTGGTGGTTGCGGTGCCGATGGGCACGATCGCAGCCGTGTATGTCAGTGAGTTTGCGTCTCCCAAGGTGCGAGAGACCGTCAAGCCCATTCTGGAACTGCTGGCTGGGATTCCTACCGTGGTGTATGGCTACTTTGCGCTGCTATTTGTTACCCCAATCCTGCAATGGCTGTATGCTCCCATCGGTCCAATTTTGTCAGAAAAACTGCCAGCCACATTGAGCGAAAGTGCGCCCTGGTTAGCTGAGTGGTTACAAAGGACATTTCCGATAGAACTCTCAGGCTTCAATATGCTGGGGCCAGGAATTGTCATGGGGTTGATGATTACTCCACTGATCAGTTCTATCAGTGAAGATGCCATGCGAGCCGTACCTGTAAGCCTGCGGGAAGGCTCTTACTCGATGGGGGCTACCCGCTTCCAAACGGCCTGGAAGGTGGTATTTCCGGCGGCAATTTCTGGCATTATTGCTGCCTATATCTTGGGGATTTCGCGAGCCGTTGGAGAGACGATGATTGTCGCGATCGCAGCGGGGTTGCAACCCAACTTCACCTTCAATCCCCTGGAGTCTGCCGCGACCATTACGGCGTATATTGTCCAGGTCAGTTTAGGGGATTTGCCCCACGGTTCGCTGGAATATCAAACCATCTTTGCGGCTGGCCTTACCCTTGTCTTGGTAACGCTGGTGTTCAACATTCTAGGTTACCTCCTGACCCAACGTTTCCGCGAGAAGTATTAACATGGCACAGGGTGACATGGCACAGGAAAATTTTAAGACGGTTCAAGATGGAGTGTCGAAGCGGCAGTTTTTGAGCGCAGCCTTCTCCATCCTGGGATTATT from Leptodesmis sichuanensis A121 includes:
- a CDS encoding PstS family phosphate ABC transporter substrate-binding protein, which gives rise to MVVKNVKLGANRFTTLISGMAAAAAVVGLSVNAVNSQGAVIKVDGSSTVFPITEKIAEGFQKSGGARVTVGISGTGGGFKKFCAGETDISNASRPILAKEMKACAEKGIRYIELPVAFDALTVVVNPANTWATNLTTAELKKIWQPGSTVKNWSEVRSGFPNQPMRLFGPGADSGTFDYFTEAINGKAKQSRKDFTASEDDNVLVQGVARDKGALGYFGYAYFEANRNRIKAVKINGVAPSKQTVESGAYTPLSRPLFIYVNAKSAQKPEVKKFVEYYMRNGAAAASAVKYIALPPRAYVAAMNRFKAGKTGTIFGGEEAIGLKIDELLSRELKE
- a CDS encoding PP2C family serine/threonine-protein phosphatase, whose protein sequence is MHSPEATLYCPNSACQAPNPESHRFCQQCRTSLPKRYLWAVGQAAQLIQPGELLNDRYWCKQSRIFLDTKPGLLPESPDDLPGGFESYLKLFSYQQHIPQIYTLIPIAQAAGADLVLLENAPIYPFGIESGAGAQQTGQLMPTLVSVWSQSRVMRQLNWLWQIAQLWDPLQQQGVAATLLNPTLIRVEGGLLRLLELQHRVGDSNHSMPPTLADLGHLWSQWQPSAQPTIAEFMAELCQNLMQGTIVTGEQLLMALDQAIAVCGQSQSRQLRIATLTDQGPTRQRNEDACYPASGTITTITLTPPTLAAATRSAAPLVLVCDGIGGHEGGNIASNLAIETIQKRLQPVLWSVSPLDPTRLTIALEEAALEANDRIAERNDQEQRQERQRMGTTLVMALGQGPELYITHVGDSRAYWISQTDCHQVTLDDDLAAREVRLGYSLYREALQQPSSGSLVQALGMNTSAFLHPTVQRFVLDEDSLFLLCSDGLSDNDRVQEYWQSVLLPVLEGTSDVGTAAQQLVTIANQQNGHDNVTVGLIHCQVVDTADGALAPLPAALATPRTSPLPISGAPQSPTYLVPTQKPPAALERATVPLVPILVGLLCLLGLGVLTFFLFPNLGRNERMPTASEPTFSPSPLPPRSPISPSPANPAPVLSVQSRIQVTRTTLDSAGQTPLILLSKPAVPAGNTPAEGSLLPGGTVLEVIGQQVSADNKTWLQLKVCSLPEVSLGGVREVPGEGLPVAIPGSTGWIEQSTIAPLVTSNLSLTAAQLGQCTVTPARPPAPTTSQPPTPNP
- a CDS encoding CHAT domain-containing protein; translation: MPPTGTPYLSIAVTPLQATGAAHFAIHVTQAPYPGGLTLRDCIWQNSLSQIWQSWQEMFSNRQMPPYPVETITPVDALLEPVQLGGLSTRLMQTLGIHLWQWIFDGPILGSFSHSRGIAMGQGKSLRLQLEIRDPNLVAIPWEIMQEAPGMQAISLSQQVLFSRTTSDVNALPRLRTDYALRILLVLGQASDPNGTTGLLNDTLQTLKLEQEAETLAQVLRNFGNSDIGTARGIPAQVDVLVQPSPAELIQALEKRIYNVLFYAGHGKPGPDGGLLFLRPDMPLNGTELAQVLTRCQVKLAVFNACWGAQPDYYKDSHSTEPGGMQGAQPIPRSSLAEVLIHHGVPAVLGMRDPIADEEAIHFIQVLAQSLAQRLPIDHAVALARQHLLTLYRFNQQTWTLPVLYMHPEFDGELLKPLETSETGFGPPDIPSQVACLRSLRDGRVWQIRGGLMRIGRSADNDLVLKEDESGVSREHAMIICRDNLGGEADGATYFLKDFSRFGTWIMNNIGWQRVHHQEVSLLPGMQIKFGSTQNDALEFEVFSPSDLPSSI
- the pstC gene encoding phosphate ABC transporter permease subunit PstC produces the protein MPQSSAQALKANPFHRKKASRELKEGLIQFVLLLAGLSCVATTLAIMYILIIESVHFFQQVSLVEFLTSKDWSPLFDPPGYGILPLVSGTLTTTLVALVVAVPMGTIAAVYVSEFASPKVRETVKPILELLAGIPTVVYGYFALLFVTPILQWLYAPIGPILSEKLPATLSESAPWLAEWLQRTFPIELSGFNMLGPGIVMGLMITPLISSISEDAMRAVPVSLREGSYSMGATRFQTAWKVVFPAAISGIIAAYILGISRAVGETMIVAIAAGLQPNFTFNPLESAATITAYIVQVSLGDLPHGSLEYQTIFAAGLTLVLVTLVFNILGYLLTQRFREKY